A region of Elusimicrobiota bacterium DNA encodes the following proteins:
- the yidD gene encoding membrane protein insertion efficiency factor YidD, translating into MFDRGLSVMLSFLVRLYQAAGFFWKPRCRYWPTCSEYSREALERHGARRGVLLTARRLARCRPWGGHGYDPVPQLQKALS; encoded by the coding sequence ATGTTTGATCGTGGTTTGAGTGTGATGCTCTCTTTTCTGGTTCGACTGTACCAGGCCGCCGGGTTTTTCTGGAAACCCCGGTGCCGGTACTGGCCCACCTGCTCGGAATATTCCCGGGAAGCCCTGGAACGGCACGGCGCCCGGCGCGGCGTTCTTCTAACCGCCCGACGTCTCGCCCGTTGCCGCCCTTGGGGCGGCCACGGCTATGACCCGGTACCTCAACTACAAAAGGCCCTCTCATGA
- a CDS encoding tetratricopeptide repeat protein, which translates to MKAAVQTAERLGRFNHRRMDALEALADFYVQQGRLLEAEPLRLQFLAAKEKIYGPEHQCLAHPMAGLSRDYETMGRFAEAEAVLLLALKIHERDAVQNSVQVAQDLESLARIIARRGRAEEADIHMKRARKITRIVFGEDNASMGRVLLAQGDLETAGGRPAAARAHFEKALDIFRRSLGERHAETATVWVRLGHLEKAQGRAIEAESLYQRALGVHERTEGAWGLSAAFDLLHLGVLYLAEGRPRRALKALERALAIRENLLGPGHPQVAETLGPLAEAHAAIHRFERAEAGFLRAWEIYERTYGPESPDLFRTQSGLAALYFERACYEEADRLLTHLLRAAERSYHPRHPMVRAALTNLMISYETQDRGEEAEGMRRRLSESGPVSAQAA; encoded by the coding sequence TTGAAAGCGGCCGTGCAAACGGCCGAGCGGTTGGGCCGTTTCAACCATCGGCGGATGGACGCTCTGGAAGCGTTGGCCGATTTCTATGTCCAGCAAGGCCGGCTCTTGGAGGCCGAACCCCTTCGGTTGCAGTTTCTCGCCGCCAAAGAAAAAATTTACGGGCCGGAACACCAGTGTCTCGCTCATCCCATGGCAGGCCTTTCCCGGGACTACGAAACCATGGGTCGCTTCGCCGAAGCGGAAGCGGTTTTGCTGTTGGCGCTCAAGATTCACGAGCGGGACGCGGTCCAAAACAGCGTGCAGGTGGCCCAGGATTTGGAGTCGTTGGCCCGGATCATCGCCCGGCGCGGGCGCGCCGAAGAGGCGGACATTCACATGAAGCGCGCGCGCAAGATCACGCGCATCGTGTTCGGGGAAGACAACGCGTCCATGGGCCGGGTTCTCTTGGCTCAGGGGGACCTGGAGACGGCCGGCGGCCGCCCGGCGGCCGCGCGGGCCCATTTCGAGAAAGCGCTGGATATTTTTCGACGGTCCCTGGGCGAACGCCATGCGGAAACCGCCACCGTTTGGGTGCGCCTCGGTCATTTGGAAAAGGCCCAAGGACGCGCCATTGAGGCAGAATCTCTCTATCAGCGGGCGTTGGGTGTCCATGAGCGGACCGAAGGGGCGTGGGGTCTCAGTGCGGCCTTCGACCTTCTTCATCTGGGGGTCCTCTATTTGGCGGAGGGGCGTCCGAGGCGAGCGCTCAAAGCCTTGGAAAGAGCGTTGGCCATTCGTGAAAACCTCCTGGGGCCCGGCCACCCCCAGGTGGCGGAAACGCTCGGGCCGCTGGCGGAGGCCCACGCCGCGATCCATCGCTTCGAGCGGGCGGAGGCTGGATTTCTTCGGGCTTGGGAAATTTACGAGCGGACCTACGGCCCGGAATCGCCGGACCTCTTCCGCACCCAAAGCGGGTTGGCCGCTCTTTATTTTGAACGGGCCTGTTACGAGGAAGCGGATCGGCTTTTAACTCATTTGCTCCGGGCCGCGGAGCGTTCCTACCATCCGCGCCACCCGATGGTCCGGGCAGCGCTCACGAATTTGATGATTTCGTATGAGACCCAGGACCGTGGCGAGGAGGCGGAGGGGATGCGACGCCGTCTATCGGAATCCGGTCCCGTTTCGGCCCAGGCCGCTTAA
- a CDS encoding trypsin-like peptidase domain-containing protein, whose protein sequence is MTTPRDLFPDWISDETYPPPPTDMEAMDAYSRAVGGAVDRVGPAVVQVEVTRSAGPNAWPGGTLRGAGSGLLFTPDGFLVTNSHVVREAQRTDVTLADGQKFEAEIVGDDPHTDLAVLRIHGTKLPAARFGNSNRLRPGQLVVAIGNPLGFQATVTAGVVSALGRSLRSQTGRLIENVIQTDAALNPGNSGGPLVTASAEVVGINTAIIRQAQGICFAIPSDTVQWVAARLLQFGRVARAFLGVQAQDRAVPLPLARLHRLAEPRGVGVLGVEPFSPANLAGLRRGDILVGWNESPLTTTNSLLRLLTEEAIGREHTLSVLRGTDRIRIPISPSPETVRESR, encoded by the coding sequence ATGACCACCCCCCGCGACCTGTTTCCAGATTGGATTTCGGACGAGACGTACCCGCCGCCCCCAACAGACATGGAGGCCATGGACGCCTATTCCCGGGCGGTGGGCGGCGCCGTGGACCGCGTGGGGCCGGCTGTGGTTCAAGTGGAGGTGACGCGGTCCGCGGGGCCTAACGCGTGGCCGGGAGGGACCCTGCGAGGGGCGGGGTCCGGACTGCTCTTTACGCCGGACGGGTTTCTGGTGACCAACAGCCACGTGGTGCGGGAAGCCCAGCGAACCGATGTGACGCTGGCCGACGGGCAGAAATTCGAGGCGGAGATTGTCGGCGACGACCCGCACACGGACCTCGCCGTCCTCCGCATTCACGGCACGAAACTCCCCGCCGCGCGTTTTGGAAATTCCAACCGCCTCCGGCCCGGTCAGCTGGTCGTGGCCATCGGCAACCCCCTGGGGTTTCAGGCGACGGTCACCGCCGGAGTGGTGAGCGCCTTGGGGCGGTCCCTGCGGAGCCAAACCGGACGGCTGATCGAGAACGTTATTCAAACGGACGCGGCGCTCAATCCTGGAAATTCGGGAGGCCCGCTCGTCACCGCCTCGGCCGAGGTGGTGGGCATCAACACCGCCATCATCCGCCAGGCCCAGGGCATCTGCTTCGCCATCCCCTCCGACACGGTTCAGTGGGTGGCCGCGAGGCTCCTTCAATTCGGGAGGGTGGCGCGCGCCTTCCTGGGCGTCCAGGCCCAGGACCGGGCCGTGCCCCTTCCCCTGGCGCGGCTCCATCGCCTCGCGGAACCCCGGGGCGTGGGCGTGCTGGGCGTCGAACCCTTCAGCCCCGCCAACCTCGCCGGACTTCGCCGCGGCGACATTCTGGTGGGCTGGAACGAAAGCCCCCTGACCACCACGAACAGCCTCCTCCGTCTGTTGACCGAAGAGGCCATCGGCCGGGAACACACCCTGTCCGTGCTCCGGGGAACCGATCGGATCAGGATCCCCATCTCCCCTTCCCCCGAAACCGTTCGGGAATCCCGCTAA
- the yidC gene encoding membrane protein insertase YidC encodes MKKNYVLAFALSFAVLMSWQYMMGRHKPPAGEPDAPASMGAPSPEKIDRVVSPSAGAKAPDIRRENAVVFEIGDNRVTVNRWGGAVAQWEIKEAKEDAQWLTLSPVKEFAVQPLATFPDLPFEVRREGDRLLLTAKRDDGLLIEKSILVSPHSHLHQVSVTLTNRGKAPLSPTYEIGWGPGVEAGDEKGKDGREAKGFQRALAFEAPKLVHLKPGTTTRPYRWWGVDGHYFLAAFITPTGRETADVKLHVEKEEHYFSVHRVVSAQMEPGATQEETAAFYLGPKGYQNLKSLGFGLERSVDFGYFAPFGKVIHRALFTFHKVTRNYGWAIIVLTVIIQILVLPLTIKSFQHGQKMKLIQPQMKRLQELYKNDARRLNSEMLALYQRHGMRFMGMEGCVPMLIQLPVFWALFSTLRNTYELRHAPWFGWVKDLSAHDPFYVLPVLMGAGMFFQQKMSMSSVDPSQRQIMYMMPIVFTFIFLKMPAGLVIYWLTNSLVTIGVQLILMRRAAATAAAR; translated from the coding sequence ATGAAGAAAAATTATGTTTTGGCGTTCGCTCTTTCTTTCGCGGTATTGATGTCCTGGCAATACATGATGGGCCGCCACAAGCCCCCCGCGGGGGAGCCGGACGCGCCCGCCTCCATGGGCGCCCCGTCCCCGGAAAAAATCGACCGCGTGGTTTCCCCGTCGGCCGGAGCGAAGGCCCCGGACATCCGCCGGGAAAACGCGGTGGTCTTTGAGATCGGCGACAACCGCGTCACGGTGAACCGCTGGGGCGGCGCCGTGGCCCAATGGGAGATCAAAGAAGCCAAAGAAGACGCCCAATGGCTGACCCTGTCCCCGGTTAAGGAATTTGCGGTCCAACCCTTGGCCACCTTTCCCGACCTTCCCTTCGAAGTCCGCCGCGAGGGGGATCGACTGCTTTTAACCGCCAAACGGGACGACGGGCTCTTGATTGAAAAATCGATCCTCGTGTCCCCCCACAGCCATCTGCACCAGGTGTCGGTGACTTTGACCAACCGGGGCAAGGCCCCCCTTTCTCCGACTTACGAGATCGGTTGGGGGCCGGGCGTTGAAGCGGGCGATGAGAAGGGAAAAGACGGTCGGGAGGCCAAAGGGTTTCAACGAGCTCTTGCCTTCGAGGCCCCCAAGCTCGTTCACCTGAAACCCGGGACTACGACGAGACCCTATCGTTGGTGGGGCGTGGACGGCCACTACTTCCTTGCGGCCTTCATCACCCCGACGGGTCGAGAAACCGCCGACGTCAAATTGCATGTCGAAAAAGAAGAACATTACTTTTCCGTCCACCGAGTCGTTTCCGCTCAAATGGAACCCGGCGCCACCCAGGAAGAAACCGCCGCCTTCTACCTGGGCCCCAAGGGATACCAAAACCTCAAGAGCCTGGGGTTCGGATTGGAACGGTCCGTCGACTTCGGGTATTTCGCCCCCTTCGGGAAAGTGATCCACCGGGCCCTCTTCACCTTCCACAAGGTCACGCGGAATTACGGCTGGGCCATCATCGTCCTGACGGTCATCATTCAAATCCTGGTCCTCCCCCTCACCATCAAAAGTTTCCAGCACGGCCAAAAAATGAAGTTGATTCAACCCCAGATGAAACGGCTTCAAGAACTCTATAAGAACGACGCCCGTCGGTTAAACAGCGAGATGTTGGCGCTCTATCAACGGCACGGCATGCGGTTCATGGGGATGGAGGGATGCGTGCCCATGTTGATCCAATTGCCGGTCTTCTGGGCGCTCTTCTCCACTCTCCGGAACACCTACGAGCTCCGCCACGCCCCCTGGTTCGGCTGGGTGAAGGACCTCTCGGCCCACGATCCGTTTTACGTCCTGCCGGTCCTGATGGGCGCCGGCATGTTCTTCCAGCAGAAAATGTCCATGAGTTCCGTGGACCCCTCCCAGAGGCAGATCATGTACATGATGCCGATCGTCTTCACCTTCATCTTCCTCAAAATGCCGGCGGGCCTCGTGATTTACTGGCTGACCAACAGTCTCGTGACCATCGGGGTTCAGTTGATCCTCATGCGGCGGGCCGCCGCCACCGCGGCCGCGCGATGA
- a CDS encoding 4Fe-4S dicluster domain-containing protein has protein sequence MATPTRKSRTIAYISADRCTGCEACIAVAPHDTCIVKVSQDITLPTGLVVCDVQPDVCTGCTLCLKICPWDAITMVPRPGADVRP, from the coding sequence ATGGCCACCCCCACCCGCAAGTCCCGCACCATCGCGTACATTTCGGCCGACCGTTGTACCGGTTGCGAAGCCTGCATCGCGGTCGCCCCCCACGACACCTGCATCGTCAAGGTGTCCCAAGACATCACCCTTCCGACGGGGTTGGTCGTCTGTGACGTCCAGCCCGACGTTTGCACGGGGTGCACTCTCTGTCTCAAGATTTGTCCCTGGGACGCCATCACCATGGTCCCCCGCCCCGGCGCGGACGTTCGTCCGTAA
- the rnpA gene encoding ribonuclease P protein component codes for MTDSPAAVGNFSFQRHERLTGPDFKRAQRQGRRRVGKLLTLWAFRRPGAPARAARLGIVVGRRHGGAVQRNLFKRRTREAFRNNKPWPRGWDLVVAPKTPGPFPPAFAPLRDDLLETTRKLGVFKEHV; via the coding sequence ATGACGGATTCCCCAGCGGCCGTGGGTAATTTTTCATTTCAGCGCCACGAACGGCTGACGGGCCCGGATTTTAAACGGGCCCAACGGCAAGGACGGCGACGGGTGGGAAAACTCCTGACGCTCTGGGCCTTCCGCCGCCCGGGCGCGCCGGCGCGAGCCGCCCGGCTGGGGATCGTCGTGGGGCGCCGCCACGGCGGGGCCGTTCAGCGAAACCTGTTCAAACGCCGGACGAGGGAAGCCTTTCGAAACAACAAACCTTGGCCCCGGGGTTGGGATTTGGTGGTGGCGCCCAAAACACCCGGGCCTTTCCCCCCCGCCTTCGCTCCCCTGCGGGACGACCTGCTGGAAACCACCCGGAAATTGGGGGTTTTTAAAGAACATGTTTGA
- the rpmH gene encoding 50S ribosomal protein L34, producing the protein MPKRTFQPHKRRRKKTIGFRARMATPGGQRVLKRRRQKGRWKLNP; encoded by the coding sequence ATGCCTAAGCGAACCTTTCAACCTCACAAACGTCGGCGCAAGAAAACCATCGGTTTTCGCGCGCGGATGGCTACGCCCGGCGGACAGCGCGTTCTCAAACGGCGCCGTCAAAAGGGCCGTTGGAAATTGAACCCATAG